The Cellulophaga sp. L1A9 genome window below encodes:
- a CDS encoding succinate dehydrogenase cytochrome b subunit produces MSGFFKSSIGRKYAMALSAFFLMFFLLQHFAINILSVFSPDAFNEASHFMGTFWAVQYLLQPILIFGVMYHFIMGFILEIKNRNARVAKYAKNNGAANSSWMSRNMIYSGLAILAFLVLHFIDFWLPEINTKYIQGDMSGLLADGEGFRYYEELTHKFVNPLRVGAYVIAFVFLSLHLMHGFSSAFQSAGVSSMRKEKLQIFGKAYAIIIPLGFIIIALFHHFNH; encoded by the coding sequence ATGAGCGGATTTTTCAAATCTTCGATTGGTAGAAAGTATGCCATGGCACTTTCTGCTTTCTTCTTAATGTTTTTTCTACTTCAGCATTTTGCAATTAATATTTTATCGGTTTTTAGTCCAGATGCATTTAATGAAGCATCTCATTTTATGGGAACATTCTGGGCGGTACAATATCTATTGCAACCAATTTTAATTTTTGGAGTGATGTACCATTTTATAATGGGTTTCATTTTAGAAATTAAAAACAGAAATGCTAGAGTAGCAAAATACGCTAAGAATAATGGAGCAGCTAATTCTAGCTGGATGAGTAGAAACATGATTTATAGCGGATTGGCTATTTTAGCCTTTTTAGTGCTTCACTTTATTGATTTCTGGCTTCCAGAAATTAATACTAAATATATTCAAGGCGATATGTCTGGATTATTAGCAGATGGTGAAGGTTTCCGTTATTATGAAGAATTAACGCATAAGTTCGTGAATCCACTAAGGGTTGGCGCTTATGTTATTGCATTTGTATTTTTATCGTTACACCTTATGCACGGTTTCAGTTCTGCATTCCAATCTGCAGGTGTTTCGTCTATGAGAAAAGAAAAATTACAAATTTTCGGTAAAGCGTATGCTATTATAATTCCTTTAGGATTTATAATAATTGCCCTTTTTCATCATTTTAATCATTAA
- a CDS encoding DUF2721 domain-containing protein produces the protein MDLTLGIPALLFPAISLTMLAYNARYLAIAALIRQLHQKYQETASSSVSLQVQKLRKRLVIIKNMQAVAIFSFLLAVISMFLIYVQLDFWAKLVFGISLLALMTSLILSFIEVQLSTKALSIQLKDLE, from the coding sequence ATGGATTTAACATTAGGTATTCCTGCTTTACTTTTCCCAGCAATTTCACTAACCATGCTAGCATACAACGCACGGTATTTAGCCATTGCTGCGTTGATAAGACAACTGCATCAAAAATATCAAGAAACGGCATCATCATCTGTTAGTTTACAAGTTCAAAAACTTAGAAAACGTCTAGTGATCATTAAAAACATGCAAGCAGTGGCTATTTTCAGCTTCCTTTTAGCAGTAATTAGCATGTTTTTAATTTATGTTCAACTAGATTTTTGGGCAAAACTAGTTTTCGGAATAAGCCTTTTAGCCTTAATGACCTCGCTTATCTTGTCATTTATAGAAGTGCAACTATCAACCAAAGCATTGTCTATTCAATTGAAAGATTTGGAGTGA
- a CDS encoding cupin domain-containing protein has protein sequence MKISKTTALPELGVSHNTEIKKKVFIAKGEIPQLMMYGSAVFTPGQSVELHKHDTMFEVFYIQSGKAEFTVNSKKFIVEKGDCITIEPGEIHAQHNPFDENVEWLYFGVATD, from the coding sequence ATGAAAATATCTAAAACTACGGCACTACCAGAACTTGGCGTTTCTCATAATACAGAAATCAAAAAGAAAGTATTTATAGCTAAGGGAGAAATTCCTCAGCTTATGATGTATGGTAGTGCCGTATTTACACCAGGACAGTCTGTAGAATTACACAAACACGATACCATGTTTGAAGTATTCTACATTCAAAGTGGTAAAGCAGAATTTACAGTAAATTCTAAAAAGTTCATCGTAGAAAAAGGAGACTGCATCACTATTGAACCTGGTGAAATTCATGCACAACACAATCCTTTTGACGAAAATGTAGAATGGCTATATTTTGGAGTCGCCACCGATTAA
- a CDS encoding glycosyl hydrolase yields MNKFLGLPLFLSATFIFAQNAPSSSEDIANALRQKEQLTNSSIVKNIPFTNVGPTVMSGRVVDVDVNPKNPTEFYVGYASGGVWHTKNNGTTFIPILDNAPTQNVGDIAVDWNNGIIWVGTGENNASRSSYAGIGILKSTDQGKTWENAGLLDSQHIGRILINPNNADDVIVGATGHLYSDNEERGIYKTTDGGKSWKKTLFVNTTTGVIDVAFAPNNFNIMYAATWEKGRKAWDFIGNGNGSGIYKSTDAGTTWTKVTTPTSGFPTGEGVGRIGLAVFDENTVYAVHDNQSRREKLASLKKSEGLTKEDFKSMTADDLLKIEDKKLNEYLKTNGFQEKYRADNVKQLVRSGSVKPIDLAKYLEDANSMLFDTPVIGAEVYRSNDGGITWEKQNENYIDDLFYSYGYYFAQINVDPSNVDKIYLAGVPIIRSDDGGKTYISINGDNVHADHHALWVNPKMSGHLINGNDGGVNISYDDGANWIKSNTPAVGQFYAINVDNEKPYNIYGGLQDNGVWKGPNTAEESTAWHQTGDYPWKSILGGDGMQVQIDNRNANIIYTGFQFGNYFRLDLENKKRDYIQPKHELGETPYRFNWQTPILLSSHNQDILYLGGNKLHRSLNQGTDWETISTDLTNGGKEGNVAFGTLTTLSESPFKFGLIYTGSDDGLVYMTQNGGGSWDNIANSLPKNLWVTRVLASKHKKERIYATLNGYRSDDFEAYIYVSDDFGKTWQDIANNIPSSPVNVIIEDPENENLLFVGTDNGLYISLNRGESWEVFQNDIPNVAIHDLVIQPEAKHLIVGTHGRSIYKADISNLQKMTSEILLKEIHVFQPENIKYSTRWGSSWSTWGEPQTPGLDLSFFTNTPETLEASILASNGVEVSNTSIQTDKGFNLLSYDLAFSKSGKSAYLKKVKTELKEANNGKTYLPKGKYTVKLTGKGIKEVIAFEIE; encoded by the coding sequence ATGAACAAATTTTTAGGCTTACCCCTATTCCTTTCTGCTACGTTTATTTTTGCACAAAACGCTCCTTCAAGCTCAGAAGATATTGCAAATGCATTGCGCCAAAAAGAACAATTAACAAATAGTTCCATTGTAAAAAACATACCTTTTACCAATGTAGGCCCTACTGTAATGAGTGGGCGCGTCGTAGATGTTGATGTGAACCCCAAAAACCCTACAGAATTTTACGTAGGTTATGCCTCTGGAGGCGTTTGGCACACGAAGAACAATGGCACCACCTTTATTCCTATTTTAGACAATGCTCCCACTCAAAATGTAGGTGATATTGCTGTAGACTGGAATAATGGTATTATCTGGGTAGGTACTGGAGAAAATAACGCTTCCAGATCTTCTTATGCCGGAATTGGTATCTTAAAATCTACAGATCAAGGAAAAACATGGGAAAATGCTGGCTTATTAGATTCTCAACATATCGGAAGAATACTTATAAACCCTAACAATGCAGACGATGTAATTGTTGGCGCTACCGGTCATTTGTATTCTGACAATGAAGAACGTGGAATTTACAAAACAACAGATGGCGGTAAATCCTGGAAAAAAACCCTATTTGTTAATACTACGACAGGTGTTATAGATGTTGCTTTTGCTCCTAATAATTTTAACATCATGTACGCGGCCACATGGGAAAAAGGTAGAAAGGCATGGGATTTCATAGGGAATGGCAATGGTTCAGGAATTTACAAAAGTACCGACGCAGGTACTACTTGGACAAAAGTAACTACACCTACAAGCGGCTTTCCTACTGGCGAAGGTGTCGGCAGAATTGGTCTAGCTGTTTTTGATGAAAATACCGTTTATGCTGTTCATGACAACCAATCTAGAAGAGAAAAATTAGCATCATTAAAAAAATCTGAGGGATTAACGAAAGAAGATTTTAAGTCGATGACCGCCGACGATCTTTTAAAAATAGAAGACAAAAAACTAAACGAGTACCTGAAAACTAATGGTTTTCAAGAAAAATACCGAGCAGATAATGTAAAACAATTGGTGCGTAGCGGAAGTGTAAAACCAATAGATTTAGCGAAATATTTAGAAGACGCCAACTCCATGCTTTTTGATACCCCAGTAATTGGCGCAGAAGTCTACAGAAGTAATGATGGAGGAATTACATGGGAAAAACAAAACGAAAATTACATAGATGATTTGTTTTACAGCTATGGATATTACTTTGCTCAAATAAATGTAGACCCTAGCAATGTTGATAAAATCTATCTTGCTGGAGTACCTATCATCAGGTCCGATGATGGCGGAAAAACCTATATTTCTATTAATGGTGATAATGTTCATGCGGATCATCATGCATTATGGGTAAACCCTAAAATGTCTGGTCATTTAATAAATGGAAATGATGGTGGCGTAAATATCTCCTACGATGATGGCGCCAATTGGATTAAAAGCAACACTCCTGCCGTGGGCCAATTCTATGCTATTAATGTCGATAACGAAAAACCCTATAATATCTATGGCGGTCTTCAAGACAATGGCGTCTGGAAAGGTCCGAATACAGCAGAAGAAAGCACAGCTTGGCATCAAACTGGAGATTATCCTTGGAAATCTATTTTGGGTGGAGACGGTATGCAAGTTCAAATAGATAACCGGAATGCGAATATTATATATACTGGTTTTCAGTTTGGAAACTACTTTCGTTTAGATTTAGAAAACAAAAAACGAGATTATATTCAGCCTAAACACGAATTGGGAGAAACACCTTACCGTTTTAATTGGCAAACTCCTATTCTACTATCTTCTCACAATCAAGACATACTTTACTTAGGAGGCAATAAATTACATAGGTCCCTAAACCAAGGAACAGATTGGGAAACCATATCTACAGATTTAACCAACGGAGGCAAAGAAGGCAATGTAGCTTTTGGAACTTTAACTACCCTATCAGAATCTCCATTTAAATTCGGCTTAATCTATACGGGTAGTGACGATGGTTTGGTATATATGACACAAAATGGTGGCGGTAGCTGGGATAACATCGCTAACTCATTACCAAAAAACCTTTGGGTGACACGAGTCCTCGCTTCCAAACATAAAAAAGAACGCATTTACGCCACTTTAAATGGATACCGAAGTGATGATTTTGAGGCTTATATTTACGTAAGTGACGATTTTGGAAAAACATGGCAAGACATTGCCAATAATATCCCTTCTTCTCCTGTAAATGTTATTATAGAAGACCCTGAAAACGAAAATTTATTATTTGTTGGAACAGACAATGGCTTATATATATCCTTAAACAGAGGTGAATCTTGGGAAGTTTTTCAAAACGACATCCCCAATGTTGCGATTCACGATTTAGTCATTCAACCCGAAGCAAAACATTTAATCGTAGGTACTCACGGGCGTAGTATTTATAAGGCCGATATTAGTAATTTACAGAAAATGACTTCTGAGATACTCCTTAAAGAGATACATGTTTTTCAGCCAGAAAATATTAAGTATTCTACTAGATGGGGATCTTCTTGGAGTACTTGGGGCGAACCACAAACACCAGGTTTAGATCTTAGTTTTTTCACAAATACTCCAGAAACCTTAGAAGCGAGCATACTTGCAAGCAATGGTGTAGAAGTAAGCAACACTTCAATACAAACAGATAAAGGGTTTAATCTATTGTCTTACGATTTAGCGTTTTCTAAATCTGGAAAATCAGCATATCTAAAGAAGGTGAAAACCGAATTAAAAGAAGCCAATAATGGTAAAACATATTTGCCAAAAGGAAAATACACTGTTAAGTTAACGGGGAAAGGGATAAAAGAAGTAATTGCTTTCGAGATTGAATAG
- a CDS encoding aminopeptidase P family protein — MKYDLIKNSLFIKNRKKFMAAMLPKSIAVFNSNDVYPISADATMPFEQHRDIFYLSGADQEETILVLFPDALNKKHREVLFVRETNEHIAVWEGEKLTKEKATLVSGIETVYWLSDFEKIFFDLMTEASTIYFNTNEHYRQAVETQTREDRFIQKCKLQFPAHQYAKSNPILQEIRGVKEPEELALMQTACNITEKGFRRLLGFVKPDVWEYEIEAELLYEFIRNRSKGFAYTPIIASGNNANVLHYIENNQQCKAGDLILMDVAAEYANYSSDLTRTIPVSGKFTPRQREVYDAVLRVKNEATNMLVPGTIWSEYHKEVGKIMTSELIGLKLLDKADVKNENPEWPAYKKYFMHGTSHHIGLNTHDYGALKTPMKANMVFTVEPGIYIPNENMGIRLEDDVVIQEKGAPFNLMQNIPIEADEIENLMNKN, encoded by the coding sequence ATGAAATACGATTTAATAAAAAATTCACTTTTTATAAAAAACAGAAAGAAATTTATGGCAGCTATGCTTCCTAAAAGTATAGCTGTTTTTAACTCTAACGATGTGTATCCTATAAGTGCAGATGCCACAATGCCTTTTGAGCAACACCGAGATATATTTTACCTTTCGGGAGCAGATCAAGAAGAAACTATTTTAGTTTTATTTCCTGATGCCTTAAATAAGAAACACCGCGAAGTACTTTTTGTTCGTGAAACAAATGAGCATATTGCGGTTTGGGAAGGAGAGAAACTGACGAAAGAAAAGGCAACTTTGGTTTCTGGGATAGAAACAGTATACTGGTTGTCCGATTTTGAAAAGATTTTCTTCGATTTGATGACGGAAGCAAGTACAATCTATTTTAATACTAATGAGCATTACCGCCAAGCGGTAGAAACGCAAACCAGAGAAGACCGTTTTATTCAGAAATGTAAATTACAATTCCCTGCACATCAATATGCAAAAAGCAATCCTATTTTACAGGAAATTAGAGGCGTAAAAGAACCGGAAGAATTGGCGTTAATGCAAACGGCTTGTAATATCACAGAAAAAGGATTTAGAAGATTGCTTGGTTTTGTTAAGCCAGATGTATGGGAGTATGAAATTGAAGCAGAACTCTTGTATGAATTTATTCGCAATAGATCTAAAGGTTTTGCGTATACCCCAATTATAGCATCAGGAAATAATGCCAATGTACTTCATTATATAGAGAACAACCAGCAATGTAAAGCGGGCGATTTAATTTTGATGGATGTCGCAGCGGAATATGCCAACTACTCAAGTGATTTGACTAGAACCATTCCTGTTAGTGGAAAATTTACGCCAAGACAAAGAGAAGTGTACGATGCTGTCCTACGTGTTAAAAATGAAGCAACTAATATGTTGGTTCCAGGAACTATCTGGTCAGAATATCATAAAGAAGTGGGTAAAATAATGACTTCGGAATTAATCGGACTTAAATTACTCGATAAGGCAGATGTGAAAAATGAAAATCCAGAATGGCCAGCTTATAAAAAATACTTCATGCATGGTACGAGTCACCATATAGGATTAAATACCCATGATTACGGTGCGTTAAAAACACCAATGAAAGCAAATATGGTATTTACGGTGGAGCCAGGAATTTATATTCCAAATGAAAATATGGGAATTCGTTTAGAAGATGATGTCGTAATTCAAGAAAAAGGAGCTCCCTTTAATTTGATGCAAAACATTCCTATCGAAGCAGACGAGATTGAAAATTTAATGAATAAAAACTAA
- a CDS encoding amidohydrolase family protein, with protein sequence MIIDVHTHINNYHEDRVVSLEECLDKLTQTMIENNVDYSLVLTSYKVNEHRPSTKQVVEAISGRDNLGVVAGISYLNYTYRDLREIGDYLEQGLIKALKFYPGYEPFYPNDIRLKVVYEMALEYDVPVMFHSGDTYAPTGRIKYSHPIHIDDLAVDYPDLKIVICHVGNPWIKDCMEVVYKNKNVYADISGLVLGDFSTKFEKYMKKGIEEMITYAGNPKYLLYGTDWPISNMKSYLKFMKHLNIPEDKKELILWQNAAELYKIDISKLKK encoded by the coding sequence ATGATTATAGATGTTCATACGCATATAAATAACTACCATGAAGATCGTGTAGTTTCTCTTGAAGAGTGTTTAGATAAGCTTACACAGACCATGATTGAGAATAACGTAGATTATTCTTTGGTTCTAACCTCCTATAAGGTAAATGAACACAGGCCAAGTACAAAGCAAGTCGTTGAGGCCATAAGTGGGAGAGATAATTTGGGGGTTGTAGCAGGTATAAGCTACCTTAATTATACGTATAGAGACTTAAGAGAAATAGGCGATTATTTGGAGCAAGGACTGATAAAGGCCTTGAAATTTTATCCTGGATATGAGCCTTTTTATCCGAACGATATTCGGTTAAAAGTGGTGTATGAAATGGCATTAGAGTATGATGTTCCAGTAATGTTTCATTCAGGAGATACCTATGCGCCAACGGGTAGAATTAAATATTCTCATCCTATTCATATTGATGATTTGGCTGTAGATTATCCAGACTTGAAGATTGTTATTTGCCATGTAGGAAATCCGTGGATTAAAGATTGTATGGAAGTAGTCTATAAGAATAAGAATGTGTATGCAGATATTTCTGGATTGGTATTGGGTGATTTTTCTACCAAATTTGAGAAATACATGAAGAAAGGTATCGAAGAAATGATTACGTATGCAGGGAATCCAAAGTATTTACTTTATGGTACAGATTGGCCCATCTCTAATATGAAATCATATTTAAAATTCATGAAGCACTTGAATATTCCTGAAGATAAGAAAGAATTAATTCTTTGGCAGAACGCTGCAGAATTGTATAAGATTGATATTTCTAAGTTGAAAAAATAA
- a CDS encoding fasciclin domain-containing protein: MITNAFLKSISLSVFILAANFSFGQDMSTKKDKEIEEETKNIENLETHPYKDIVSNTQNSKDHTLLSAAIIAADLKQTLQGEGPYTVFAPTDTAFEKLSKGTLNGLLENENKEKLQSILTYHVLVGKYTSEDLIKAVKKGKGKTEFKTLNGKILKAMFDGKNLKLIDETGHMATVTIIDAKQSNGFIHVIDTVLSPGL; the protein is encoded by the coding sequence ATGATAACCAATGCATTTTTAAAATCTATATCCTTATCAGTCTTTATCCTAGCTGCAAATTTCTCTTTTGGGCAAGATATGTCAACGAAAAAGGATAAGGAAATAGAAGAAGAAACAAAAAATATTGAAAACCTAGAGACACATCCCTATAAAGATATTGTTTCCAATACACAAAATTCTAAAGATCATACTCTTTTATCGGCCGCTATAATTGCTGCAGATCTTAAACAAACATTACAAGGCGAAGGACCTTATACCGTCTTTGCTCCAACCGATACTGCTTTTGAAAAATTATCAAAAGGCACTCTAAACGGATTATTAGAGAATGAAAATAAAGAAAAACTGCAATCCATATTAACATACCATGTTTTGGTTGGAAAATATACCTCAGAAGATTTAATCAAAGCGGTAAAAAAAGGAAAAGGAAAAACAGAATTTAAAACGTTGAATGGCAAAATTTTAAAAGCGATGTTTGACGGTAAAAACCTAAAGCTTATAGATGAAACAGGCCACATGGCCACTGTAACTATTATTGATGCTAAGCAGTCTAATGGCTTTATACATGTTATTGATACGGTATTGTCTCCTGGACTATAA
- a CDS encoding MarC family protein — MKEIITTIFFLIAVIDPLGSVPVYLEATKNFDKKHKRKIAVRASLIAFVILLFFIGIGQLILEGMEVSLDAFQISGGVILFLFALTMIFGDGKPENEKNQIKDYKHVSIFPIAIPSIASPGAIMAVVLMTNNNIYSVEQQAITTILVLIVVALTCLLLLAANVVQEKVGEYGITVISKVMGLILASYAIQSILTGLKEFFTILH; from the coding sequence ATGAAAGAAATAATTACAACGATATTTTTTCTAATTGCAGTTATTGACCCTTTGGGCTCAGTGCCTGTTTATTTAGAAGCAACCAAAAATTTTGATAAAAAACATAAAAGAAAAATAGCGGTAAGAGCATCATTAATAGCTTTTGTAATCTTACTTTTTTTTATCGGGATTGGTCAATTAATTTTAGAAGGAATGGAAGTTTCTTTAGATGCATTTCAAATTTCTGGGGGTGTTATTCTTTTTCTATTTGCTTTAACAATGATCTTTGGTGATGGAAAACCCGAAAATGAAAAAAATCAGATTAAAGATTATAAGCATGTTTCCATTTTTCCGATTGCGATTCCTTCCATTGCATCGCCGGGAGCAATTATGGCGGTAGTGTTAATGACAAACAATAATATTTACTCGGTAGAGCAACAAGCCATAACTACAATTTTAGTGTTAATTGTGGTAGCCTTGACATGTTTACTGCTATTGGCTGCTAATGTAGTTCAGGAAAAAGTTGGCGAATATGGGATTACAGTGATTAGTAAAGTAATGGGGCTGATCTTGGCATCTTACGCTATCCAAAGTATTTTAACAGGTTTAAAAGAGTTCTTTACTATACTACATTAA
- a CDS encoding YfcC family protein, giving the protein MKKFKFPTAQTILIVIALLVAILTWFIPAGKYDSLKYNAANNTFEISSTTETETIPATQERLAQLNIQIPLEKFTSGAIYKPINIPNTYTQLTANPQGFSEFVQAPIKGIIEASDIIFLVLIIGGLIGIMNHTGAFDAGIASLAKTLNGREYILIIVVTTLVAIGGTTFGLSEETMAFYPILIPVFLAAKYDALVGLASIFIGSAVGCLFSITNPFATIIASDAAGISWTTGMMGRSVMLLLCLIVCIVYILQYAKKVKKDPTKSLIYDQKEEMNAAFGLKTEKLLVLSPRLKFILIVFSLSFVVMIIGVSFLDWWFIEMTSTFLVAAILIGIIGRIKEHQFVEAFAKGAGELLSVAFIIGIARGVTTLMNDGLISDTVLYYASTATEGMNKGVFANLLMFIYSGLAFFIPSQSGMAVLTMPIMSPLADTVGVGREVVVNSYLYGIGLFYFINPTSMILAALSVVKIGYNKWLKFVWPLLLILTVLSMLSLTVSVYL; this is encoded by the coding sequence ATGAAAAAATTTAAATTTCCGACAGCGCAAACCATCTTAATTGTTATCGCTTTATTGGTGGCTATTTTAACTTGGTTTATACCAGCAGGGAAATATGACTCATTAAAATATAATGCAGCCAATAACACATTTGAAATAAGTAGTACCACAGAAACAGAAACTATCCCTGCTACCCAAGAGCGTTTAGCGCAACTAAATATTCAAATTCCATTAGAGAAATTTACCAGTGGGGCCATTTATAAACCTATTAACATCCCGAATACTTACACGCAGTTAACGGCAAACCCACAGGGATTTTCAGAATTTGTACAAGCACCAATAAAGGGGATTATAGAGGCTTCAGATATTATATTTCTTGTTTTAATCATTGGAGGGTTAATTGGGATTATGAATCATACCGGTGCTTTCGATGCAGGAATAGCCAGTTTGGCAAAAACACTAAACGGTCGCGAATATATTCTGATTATTGTGGTGACCACTTTGGTGGCTATTGGGGGAACAACTTTTGGTTTGTCTGAAGAAACCATGGCTTTCTACCCTATTTTAATTCCTGTTTTTTTAGCAGCAAAATATGATGCATTAGTGGGACTGGCTTCAATTTTTATTGGTTCAGCTGTTGGTTGTTTGTTTAGTATCACCAATCCTTTTGCTACAATTATTGCCTCTGATGCTGCGGGAATAAGTTGGACAACAGGGATGATGGGACGTTCCGTAATGTTGTTACTCTGTCTAATTGTCTGCATTGTCTATATTCTTCAATATGCTAAAAAGGTAAAAAAGGACCCTACCAAGTCCTTGATTTATGACCAGAAGGAAGAAATGAATGCGGCTTTTGGCCTGAAAACAGAAAAATTGTTAGTGCTCTCGCCACGATTAAAATTTATATTAATCGTTTTTTCATTATCCTTTGTGGTCATGATTATCGGGGTGTCTTTTTTAGATTGGTGGTTTATAGAAATGACCAGTACGTTTTTAGTAGCGGCAATACTTATTGGAATCATTGGGAGAATTAAAGAGCATCAATTTGTAGAGGCTTTTGCAAAAGGAGCAGGAGAGTTATTGAGTGTTGCCTTCATCATCGGGATTGCACGTGGGGTTACTACTCTTATGAACGATGGATTAATCAGTGATACCGTATTGTATTATGCTAGTACCGCTACTGAGGGAATGAATAAAGGAGTTTTTGCAAACCTATTGATGTTTATCTATTCTGGCTTGGCTTTTTTTATTCCTTCACAATCAGGTATGGCAGTATTGACCATGCCAATTATGTCTCCTTTGGCAGATACGGTAGGTGTTGGGCGTGAGGTGGTGGTAAATTCTTATTTGTATGGTATTGGTTTATTTTATTTTATTAATCCAACTAGCATGATCTTGGCGGCGCTTTCTGTAGTTAAGATTGGATATAATAAATGGCTGAAATTTGTATGGCCATTACTTTTAATTTTAACAGTATTGTCAATGCTGTCGTTGACTGTTTCCGTTTATCTGTGA
- a CDS encoding tRNA-(ms[2]io[6]A)-hydroxylase: MLGLKLATDPRWAKLVETNIEEILTDHAWCEQKAATNAITIISLNSEHEELVTELLKLAQEELEHFQMVHDIIKKRGYTLGRERRDSYVNELFKVQMKGGSRQQALVNRLLFSAMIEARSCERFKVLSENIKDEELSKFYKDLMISEAGHYTTFLGFARKYGGGIDVDALWKELLVAEGEIIKNYGKSESIHG; this comes from the coding sequence ATGCTTGGTTTAAAGTTAGCAACAGACCCGCGTTGGGCCAAATTAGTTGAGACCAATATTGAAGAAATATTGACAGACCATGCATGGTGTGAGCAAAAAGCTGCTACAAACGCAATTACGATAATTTCATTAAATTCTGAGCATGAAGAATTGGTGACCGAATTGTTGAAGCTTGCACAAGAAGAGTTGGAGCATTTTCAAATGGTACATGACATTATTAAAAAACGCGGATATACTTTAGGAAGAGAACGTAGAGATAGTTATGTGAATGAATTGTTTAAAGTGCAAATGAAAGGCGGTAGCCGCCAACAAGCTTTAGTAAATAGGTTATTATTCTCTGCTATGATTGAAGCGCGCAGTTGTGAACGCTTTAAAGTGTTATCTGAAAATATTAAAGACGAAGAATTATCTAAATTCTATAAAGATTTAATGATCAGTGAGGCTGGTCATTATACTACATTCCTGGGTTTTGCACGTAAGTATGGTGGCGGTATTGATGTAGATGCACTTTGGAAAGAATTGCTAGTTGCAGAGGGTGAAATCATTAAAAACTATGGCAAGTCAGAGTCTATTCATGGGTAG